Within Methanomassiliicoccales archaeon, the genomic segment TGTGATGCACAATATTCCCTGCGGCGCTTTGGTTCATATACACGCCATATCCAGAGCAGGAAATGAAAGCATTATAAGTAATTAAGCTGGAATAGGTCAAGTTGAGACTGATTCCTTGGCCGCATTTTTCGAATATGTTGTGGAAAATATTAAGCCGTAGATTGCTTCCAATCATGACTGGTCGAGATAGCACACCATGCGTACAATTAATGAATTTGTTACTTTTAATCAAGGCATCGTTAGAATGGGCCACATCAATCCCTGCCCAAGAACAATTTTTAATGAAATTGTCCACGATTGTTGTGTTCTGGGCCTCATAATTTAACGTTATGCCCCATTCTTGCATATTCTCAAAGGTGTTGTTATGAATGAATGCTCTGGTTGAAGCCTGATCTAAGAAAACGCCGATTACACAATCTTTCATAGAATTGCGGCCAATTTCTACTGCGTTGCAATGCTCTAATTCGATAGCTTCGTTGATTTCATAGATTATATTGTTTACGACCTTACCTGCGTTACAATTTCTCAAAAATACACCATAATGAATGGTCGGAAGCATAGCTACTTCGTCCCAAATTGTATTGTTATGTATGTTCACGAGGGTGTTATCACATCTCACACCAGTACTGCAATTAAAAATAGTAGAGCCAAAGAGTTCAAAAGAGGCAGTGTTGTTAACTTTAATTCCAATCGAGGTATTATTGATTTTTACATTACTAATGATTACAGGCAAGAGAACATTCTCGATTTGGATTCCAATGCCCGAATTGGCAGTATTGTTGATAGTCCAATTTCTTATTACAAAATATTTAGTTGTTATATTTGCGATATACAAACCAACTGGTGATCCATCCATATCAATCTGGGGGTCGTTTCTAGTTCCATCCAGCACAAATGGATCTGCTTGGGTACCTGTACCGTTCCAACCATATGCAGCGCTGGCCGCAATCAGCTCAGCATCATTATTAATTCTGATGACGTCACCAGGTCCTGGATATCCAGTGGGTACTGCATTTACTAAAAGAACAACATTTGATAACGAAAGCGAACTTATGAACGCTATAACCAGCGCTAAAACGGATAATCTAATCGATGCTTTGATATGACATCCCTCCTAGCATTCCTGAGATTTTTCATGTTAATATTTGCATTAAAGTTTTTAATGCCCAATAAAAGAGGGCATATTTATTCCTTGACATGCAAGAATCACCTAATGAAAGACTGAAAATCAATATTGAAAATGCTTATCGGCCATGCTTTGTACGCACTGCTATGCATATCTGAATACTCTAAATAACGAGGAGTTAAAGGATATTATGTTCCCTCTTTAATTTCATGATCTCGATTGTATTAAGCACGCCGTAAATTAGCTTTGTCTTGATTATTCAATAATTTAATCTTGAATCTTAGATGGTTGAGCCGATGGTGCGGGTTTTAAAGTAGGAAAGCGCAGCTGTGGCAGCGGCTTTACCTTGTAAAATCGAATCCCTGACATCCTTGGGAGCTTCTACACAACCCGCCATGAATATTCCATCAATCATGGTACACTCACTCTCCCCTCCTTTTTCTAAAGGAAAACCGCATTTATCAAGGGGTAAATTCAACATTTTAAAAAGTCTCATACTTTCCTCATGCTGTCTCAAACCAACACTCAGTACTACTAGGTCCACGGGTATTTCATAAAGCTCCCCCAACAAGGTATTCTCACCGCATACCAAAGCTCCTGACTTTCCAGGATTTGGGAGGACCAAAGAAGGTAGTCCTCTGATAAATAAAACCCCGGCTTCGCGGGCTTCCTTGTATAATTCCTCATGGCATTTTCCATGTGTACGAATATCGATATAAAAAACATAAACTGTGATTTGAGGTCTGGCTTTTTTGATGGCCAAAGCATTTTTTATAGTGTTCATGCAACAAACAGAACTGCAATATGGCACTCCCCTGCTCTCAACTCTCGAGCCAACGCATTGGACAAAAGCAAGGGAATTAACATCTCCTCCATCACTAAGACGTTTAAGGTTTTGTTGTTTAAATAACTCCTCGAACTCTAGAGAAACCACGACATCTTGAAGATGTTTATAACCCATCTCGGGAATCAATTGGGCATCGATGGATGTTAGTCCCATGGCCAATATGACGGCATTTACCCTAAAGCATCGAGAAGTATACTTCTCATTCTCGTCTCCTAGATAAGAATGAACCTCGACTTCAAAATCTTCTTCATTTATATATTTTAATGAGTATATTTTAGAATTTAATAATAACTTTACGTTTGAATGCGATAAGATTTCTGATTTTATGGATTCAAGTAGTTCGGCGCCGCTCTTATTCAATGTAAAAATCTCTTTAATATTTCGAATTTTTCCCCCTAATTCATTGCTCTTTTCAACAATTATTACTTTGACATTATGTTTAAGTAAAGTCCTTGCCGCAGATAACCCTGCGACGCCAGCACCTACGATTAATACAATTTTTTCTGGATTTGAACCGTTAGGGAACGTAAACTTCATCACATGAAGAAGCAGCATGTTTAGATTAAATTTCCTCCTTTGGCTATGTTACCTGATCACGCATTTTCCGATACGGTTAAAAACGTAAGGCGCACATGCTGCATGAGAGGTCTGTTAGATGCTTGAGATAGAAGACCTGCACGTAGAGGTAGGTGGCAAAAAGATCTTAAAAGGTGTCTCCCTAAACGTCATGGCAGGATACACCAATGTGCTATTCGGGCCTAATGGCTCAGGCAAGTCGACTTTATTGATGACGATTATGGGTTTCAGTGGTTATAAGGTAACTAAAGGACGGATAATTTTTAACGGAGAAGATATCACAAATATGCCTATCAATGAAAGAGCAAGACGTGGTATAGGAATTATGATGCAGAGACCACCTAATTTAGTTGGAGTAAAACTGGGGGATTTGGTCAAACTAACAAGCAAGGGAAAAACAATAGATGAAAGCATGGCTAAAGATTTGGATATGGCAAGATTTCTTGATAGAGATGTTAACGTGGGATTCTCAGGTGGCGAAATCAAACGTTCAGAATTATTACAACTAGAGGCGCAAAACCCCTGTCTTTACCTATTGGATGAACCAGAGAGCGGAGTGGATCTCGAAAGTATTGAAAGGGTAGGGAACAAAGTGCGTGAATTACTGCATGGCAGCAGTTGTGCAGGAAAGAAAAGCAGGATGGGAAAAGCTGCTTTGATTATTACTCATACTGGTCAGATCTTGGACTACATCGAGGCAGATAGAGGGTATGTAATGTGCAATGGTATGGTCATGTGCTCAGGCAACCCCCGCGAACTTTTGCAAGAGATTAGCAGGATGGGCTATGAGGAGTGTATAAAATGCAAGCTGAAGCTGATGAACGTGAGCTAAGGAAGCGGGCAGAGGCGGCAATAAACAAAAAAGCCGCGATGGGAGAAGATATCGACCTTGACGACTATAGGTTGGGTGAAAGGAATCTTGAACGCTTACAGAGTCTTTCCCAGCTTAATGAGGAGGAGCGTAAGACTCTTTTACAAGCAGGAATCTTGCCAAATGAAGAAGGGAGAGCAGGCTCTTTTCTGCTAATGGATGAGAGCGTAGTCCACGTTTCATCCAAAAACGAGGGATTGGAAATCATGGCATTGTCTGAAGCTATGAAAGCTCATGACTGGCTAAAAGAATATTATTGGAAGGCTGTGCCACCTGATACTGATAAGTTCACTGCTCGAACTTTTTTAGATGAAGCCGATGGCTATTTCATTCGCGC encodes:
- a CDS encoding ABC transporter ATP-binding protein translates to MLEIEDLHVEVGGKKILKGVSLNVMAGYTNVLFGPNGSGKSTLLMTIMGFSGYKVTKGRIIFNGEDITNMPINERARRGIGIMMQRPPNLVGVKLGDLVKLTSKGKTIDESMAKDLDMARFLDRDVNVGFSGGEIKRSELLQLEAQNPCLYLLDEPESGVDLESIERVGNKVRELLHGSSCAGKKSRMGKAALIITHTGQILDYIEADRGYVMCNGMVMCSGNPRELLQEISRMGYEECIKCKLKLMNVS
- a CDS encoding FAD-dependent oxidoreductase, which codes for MKFTFPNGSNPEKIVLIVGAGVAGLSAARTLLKHNVKVIIVEKSNELGGKIRNIKEIFTLNKSGAELLESIKSEILSHSNVKLLLNSKIYSLKYINEEDFEVEVHSYLGDENEKYTSRCFRVNAVILAMGLTSIDAQLIPEMGYKHLQDVVVSLEFEELFKQQNLKRLSDGGDVNSLAFVQCVGSRVESRGVPYCSSVCCMNTIKNALAIKKARPQITVYVFYIDIRTHGKCHEELYKEAREAGVLFIRGLPSLVLPNPGKSGALVCGENTLLGELYEIPVDLVVLSVGLRQHEESMRLFKMLNLPLDKCGFPLEKGGESECTMIDGIFMAGCVEAPKDVRDSILQGKAAATAALSYFKTRTIGSTI